The window AGGGGAAAggaggaacagatctgaaaaatTATAAAAGGACTGAGAGAGAGAAACAGGAAAAGAAGACTAGAAACAGAGGAGTACGACACAAAGAAAATCCGAAGCTCCACCAGACCCTGACTCCTTTTTCTTCTCCATCAAAAGCCTCACGACCACGAAAACCTAATAAAAAGACTGTAAATCACCTCTAATCAACTGTGATTGTACCATAAATCAAAAAATTTCTGTCCACTAATTTCTCCCGATCCTAACACCACCGCGATTTAGCGCCGCAACACCTGCAAAATTTTGATTCTCCGATTTCGGCGCATACTGATCTTCATGTAGAGTTGAGGGAAAACTCACAAATAAGATTTATCTGTTAGTTTCCTTCTCAATATCCGAGTGCGGTTTTAGCGAGGTTCCTTTCAGGTCGCCGGCGTGGTTTATGGTTTGCCGCTGAACTGGTCGAGGTCCCTATCTTGATTCGAGTTTATGTTTTGCTGGTCTGTACTGGTTTCGGGACTCCGTGCATTTGAATCATTGGAACTCAATTAAAGGTCTATTCTTCACTCTGTTTCTTCTtagattttcagatttcaaattgTTTTGGTGTTTGAATGGAACATTTGTTTGGCTGTGTGTTTGCTATTTGATCTTAAGTGAAATTCTTGTGTTTGGCCTAAACTTTGATGAGATTAATCCGCCAGTCAATTTAATTGATCCTCTTGCTAAATACATTGGGGCATGAATCGTTGATTTTAATCTTTAAATGTTTGGAGTCTTTTGTTGCATTCGTTGGTTCTTAAGTTTGAAGTTCAGCCCCGTAAATGCATGATTAGTTTAGTTATCAGTAAATTTCTCAATAAAGTTATATTGACTGAAGAATATTTGGTTAGTATATGAGAGTTAGTTTGAGGTTTAAAATTGTTATTAACATTAATTGCCATTTAGGCAAATGGTATAACCAAAGTCTTTTTCTAACAACAATCAGTTGTCAAAATTGTCTTAAACTTCAAATGGCCAGTATCACGTTTGCTTCTCTTTTCCTATTATTTCATTGTGCAATCTTCTATCTTATATGCATGTTTATATGTTTTCCTCtataggtttatttgattttgttgGTATGGTTCGTACCTATTTTGCATAGTTTGGATCATGCGGCGGGACGCAGGTATAAAATAAAAGGACTCAATTTGATTTTCCAATAGTTTTATTTCATTGTTTCTCCAGCATGCTTTAGGTGCGATTAATAATAATCATcgtggctatgggtacggtttTCGTGGCATAGTCACGATACATAAATCCAAATTCGAGTGtacgtttcacgtgactcgaccagaactttaaataataataaaaattaacatgttgtaaatcgcgggtgcgtttcacgtagtgcgattcgcaatgtgtacaaaaacaaacgAGTGCGCGATATCGCGACttattcaaataaatttcataaataattaaaagcggttgaaagtaaaaaatatacaataggtttaaaacatgtaataaattaaataattaagccaGGTATTAATTGTCAagagaccgtgctaaaaccacaaaatttgggagtgcctcacaccttctctcgagttaacaaaattccttacccggtcttctgtgttcgtagaccatgaatagagtcaatttcctcgatttgggattttaaaataaattggtgatttgagacaccataaattattccaagtggtgactctgaataaataaataatcctattttgattaatgtcactttaattggaaaaactcccctattcctcggaaaaaaggaggtgtgacaccctcCAGATCCAGTAGGAGCGGCAGTATCGCTGCTAGGATCCGGGGTTTTTCCGACGTTGATAAATGTAAATTTTAATCACTTATTAGTACCCTCTTGCTTTAGTTTTAGTTTGAAAGTATTGACTTTTGTTTCCAAATCTAATGAAATTGTATGAATTGCAGGCATGTTGGAGGATTGGAGCTTAACGaagaaatttaactcaaaaaggagtattcCAGCTCAACAAGGCAAAAAGAAAAAGTGCAAGCAGAAGTGCAGTCTGTAGAAGATCATGTGGACCGCAGAAATATAAGTGTGGCCACAAAAGAATCCCTGAATCCTCGGAGGAGTTTATAAAAGCGCAGCATGCACACCAAATTATGCGGCTGCAAAAGTTGGGCGCACAAACAAAATTTGACAAGTTCAGAGAAGGTGCAAAAGACCAAGTGTGAAGCCTCATTAAAGTGCGGTGCAATCAAAatatgcggccgcagatttccTCACATTTCCAGAGAAGAAGATAAGTGCAGTCCGCACATGCAATTATTCAGCCGTAGAACCTCCGAAAGATATTTTTATCAACGAATTTCTGGGTACTATAAATAGATGGAAAATACTTTTTTAGGGCAAGTTTTATATTCCTAGCAGTTGTAGCGGTGATATTTTACCCTTCTGGGAAAGTAGTGATCAAAATTGAAGAAGATCCATTAATTTTAtctttgaattgtagtttatggATTTAATTACTTCTTCTACTTTGTTTTCTATGCTTTCTAGGATGAGTAACTAGATTTTAGCTAGGattatgacccaaccctagtatatAAATCTTATGGGTTGTTAATTCTAATGCttatttatgattgagtatttGTTATTTAGCCTTGCTTATGCATTATaactagaattaatggttgcaaacattgattcatgaaTATTTGACTTAGTTCTTACTTTAGAAAGAGGAACCTAGTCTAggaaacttggctaacaagaaattgaccTAGTTAAGGTTTTGGCTAATTTGATTAAAatgtttgaactagagataggaaaAATCTTACTTGCACTCATATCAATTGCTTGGATtgttacccatttggacttgagaaagccaatttgggCATAACCACTCTATAACTGAGAGGTATTCAGTGAGTATTTGAGAATTGAGAGTCAAAATACACCCCGATctacaaaacaagcattaacttAGTATACCCATTAGGTTTATATCTAGGTAGAAgttacatccctaggcttttcCCCAATTgataaaaacaccaaaaatccCTAGTTGCTTTACTTAGTCTAAATTCTTAGTGTTAAAATTAGTTAACAATCATCcttcttgtttgaaagtataaATTAGCTATTTCAAGTACCCTCGTCAAGTATTTATCTCAACACCCATTATAAACTCCCTGAGCAATTCGACCCCTACTCATATTGGGTATTATAATTACAACGATTGTTTTCCACTTAATATTGAGTGTGGACTTGGACATGATCAGGCATCTATTTGAGATTGTATCCATAAATATTTGTGTGTTTTAAGTAAGTGCCTGGTTAAACCCCCCATCCCACCTAATGTTTCATGTGCAAATCGTGCTTTATATTTTACACAAATAGCAACTAAATTGACTTTATCATGTTAAAAAATTTCCATACAAGTAACGTTTTCGTACGTTCAACCTTGGCCTTACCCCTTATAGGAGGTACATGGGTAAAGCTCCAGACCGAGATTAACTCTGAGTTGGAGCTTGTATTGCTGGACTAGTGGgtgtttcatctaattcttcttTCTCACTAAAAATATCATTGCCAAATTatctttgtaaagtttcatgatctaaTTATTCTACTGAACTAATACTATATTATACGGGGGGTTGGGTAAATGAAAtttcatcaacatgagtcatttcatctaTATATTTTCTAATTCTAAGAGAAGGATTATGATTAAGATTACTACAACTAGcacatttactattttttttttaaatgggttGGTTATGCCAAATACTTTTTTAGGAGACATAATTTAAATAcgaaaataaattataaaagttaatagaaaaaataaacaaacaaataaaacaCGAAAATAAAGCAcataaagtaaacacaaaaattaagcactaaaacAATACGCAAacattaaatattaaaattaagaGATGGAACGGGTGCATCGTGATTAAATATTTAAAGTTGAAGAAATTACCCAAAACATTACtccaaatacttgacgaattaatttgaagcttgaaagttgctccaaatATTTACCCAAATACTTGAAACATAGTTGATTATGAGAAAATTGAGAGAAGAATATAGATAGAATGTAAGAGATCTGAGCGAGAATGATtgatttttgtgaaaaaaataaagaaggatgggggtatttataattaaaaatagggCCAAAGTATAATTTAACAAACTTAGGGGTTAAATTAAAAGTTTGGGGGAGAGTGGGGGTAGAgggttttttttgggggggagggggggggggtaggggCCAAAAATGGCCGTTTATAGCCGTTGCCAACGGCTTCTTTAGAAAAAAATGACATTGGCCAACGACtctattttgaagaaaaaaacaaGCGGGCTGGCGGGATGGGACCTTAACAGGCCAGACCACAGTACAAAATGGGCATCTCGTTCCATCTCATGTCCCGTTTAATATATGCCCAGTCCTGTTTAATATTTAGTGGGCCGGGACGAGACCGGGATGGGCCGAGTCGACCCATCCTGTTGGCAGCGATAGCGTAAACTAAACGAAAAAGAGCCAAAATTAGCCTTGAACTATTGGCCAAGGGATAAATATAAGGGAACTTTCAGAAGTGGCTGCTGTTTGGAGGCTTATTGTTGGGCGTATCTATAATTTAGTTAATTACATTCTGTAGCTATTAATTGTTTGCCATGAGATGTATGTCGCTATGTTCAATTCGGTTGTATACACTGTATTCAATTCGGATGTATTCGTTCTTATATATATTACATTGTATTCTTTTACTATGCTGAATCCAgttgtattcaaacaacaaaaaatcaagaaatatGGTGTATACCGCTCTATTCAATTCGACTATATTCATTGTTAACTATTTTACATTATATTATATTCAATTCGAttgtattcaaataaaaaaaaatcacaaaaatggtgaTATTCAGATGTATTCAATTCACTATATTCATTCATATATGCTTTTACACTGTATTCGATTTACTGTATTTGATTTGGatgtattcaaacaacaaaaattcaaaaactcaAGGATCTGCGACAAAAAATAACCTTCGTAATACATAAATACAggtgaaaatacaaaaaaaataaacggtatttgcattgaaaaataCAGAATATACTCAAATTTGAGTGTATTTGCAGAgaatacaatgtatttgtatcattgtatgtgactcaATAGCAAAGAAGAAGACAAAGTTTGCCGGAGATGACGTCTTCCGCCCAAACAAAATAttgtatacattgtattaaaactaaaaaatggTGACAAACAAAAATCCGCCAGACGAACAAAAAGCCGGCCATAATGTGTATTTCATTTTAAATTCGGACACAAGAAATAAAATATACTCAAATCTAAAAAATACACTCAGATTTGAGAAAATACACTCGGATCTGAGAAATTCGGTCGATTGGCCATGGTTTCTAGCCAGAGATGACGACGGCGGTGGAGGTAATGACGAGGACGATATGGATCGAGGAATTTGAGGTACTAAATTGAGAAATTTTCATAGCAGGTGAGAGATAAGAGAGTACAAAGGagagagaaaaaacaaaaaggaggTTGAACGGTAGTGTTCCGGCGGGTTAAGCCTGCAGTGGTTCTCCGGCGAGATTGTAACACCAAAGAGATGGAGAGTTTATGAAATGAATGCTTACAAACTCTATATGCACAACTATATAGAAAttctaaaaaaggaaaaagaaaataatttttttaatccaATTAATTAGTACACAAGACTGAAATATGTATATCTACTACTATTCATTATTATATATGGGTTCAACTAACCCAAAGATACTTTTAATGTGGTATGATATTGTTCAGTTTGAGTCAAGATTGCACGATTTGTTTCAAAAGATCTCACACCATTAAGAGATTTTCGGTCAATTTTCGAGATTCGCCCCCGCATCGCCAAAGTATTTTTGGCATCCAAAGCCTGAAATTAACTTCTTGTATGTGCATCTCTAAACTCGTAACGGTATGCAAAGCACTATCATTCAACCATCACCATACTTGTCCCCGAATCTTGACTCTCATATCAGTTATTGGGTTCAACCAATCTAAAGATACTCTTAACATAATACAATATTGTCCATTATATACTAACTCCGTACAAATTTTCCTAAAAAATCACAcactattaaaaaaaattatattttatatatagacTAATAATTTTTTCAGCTACCAATTAAAACTTTGTTGCCACGCCGAacaactaacctagaaagcacaTTTGAACAACAGAAAATCCTAAGCATAAACAACAgaaatgattttattttattttcaaaagatAGAGAGCACATTTGAACGGGCACACATCTCAAGCCAAGAGAGGAAATGAGCTGGCAAAGTGTCACTTGTGAGCCCATTACTTCATCTGATGCAATCACATACTGCATGCCTGCCACGTGGAATAAATATGACAAAAAATACCCACGGCATACACATGAAGTCATGTAACTATAGTTGTTGTCTTTCTTCATTTCTTATCGAACTCgttgttcttttgattttgaaTTCCTTTTGTTCAAGAGCTAGAGTTGTTGAGGTAATTGTTTTTTTGAGGTAATCAAAAAGTGTTATTGATGACCATTGCATTATGGGCTGCTTTTCTTCATTTTACTGCTCATAATTTGTTCCTATAATTAATTCTAGGTTAAGCAGCTGCTCTAATTGTTTAAAATGTCATCTAAGCCGTTGGATTATGAAAATCTGAATGAAAATGTGAAGAAGTGTCAGTATGCCGTCAGAGGTGAGCTCTACCTTCGAGCTTCTCAACTTCAGAAGGAAGGAAAGAAGGTAAGGTTTTTGAGTTTTTCTCATGCCATGTTATTGATATTCAGACATTTTAATAGCTTTCCCATTTATTTAGTCTCCTATATTTGATGTTACAGTAGGATCCTAACTTGCTATTTCAATTTTCAGTCTTAATTGGTTCTCATTCATCCTCCTTATTTATGCTTTTGTGCTTGATAAGTTTTCTTtatctctctgtgtgtgtgtgtgttttttggAACTAGAATTTTCGTctaattccggacatacgcccaagtcccaaatcacgatacggaactaccggaactgtcaaaacactgatccgggtccgtttgctaaaacggttgatcaaagtcaactcatttgagttttaaggctctatttcaccttttaattcatttttcacataaaaactttccgaaaaattttacggactgtgcacgcaagtcgaagaataATAAttagtgcttttcaaggtcttagaacacataattacttattaaatttaaagatgacattttgggtcatcacattctccacctttaaaacaaacgttcgtcctcgaacggagttagaaaaagtacctgagctggtgaataagtgtggatatttactctgcatgtccgactcagactcccaggtagatgcctctaccggctgacctctccgttgcactcgaactgaaggataactcttagacctcaactatcgGACTTGCCGGGCTAGATTAGCCACCGGCTCcccctcgtaagtcaaatctttgtccaattggactgagctgaaatctaacacataggacggatcaccatgatatttccggagcatagacgcatggaacaccggatgaaccgctgataaactaggtggtaatgcaagcgtgtaggctacttcacccaccctttcaagaatttcaaagggtccgatatacctagggctcaacttgcccttctttccgaacctcattacacctttcataggtgaaacccgcagcaatattctttctccaaccatgaatgcaatatcacaaactttacggtcggcataactcttttgcctagactgagctgtgcgaagtcgatcctgaataatcttgaccttatccaaggcatcctgtacaaaatcggtacccaacaaccgagcctctcccggttcaaaccaaccaactggcgatcggcatcaccttccgtataatgcctcatatggagccatctgaatgctcgactggtagctattattataagcaaactccgcacgtggcaagaaatgatcccaatatctgaatagtgcgctctgactgtccgtctgtctgtggatgaaatgttgtactcaactccacccgcgtgcctaactcacgctgtacagccctccagaagtgtgaggtaaactgcgtacctcgatctgaaataatagacacgggcacaccgtgaaggcggacaatctcacgaatgtaaatttcagctaaccgctctgaagaataggtgactgccactggaatgaaatgtgctgacttggtcaacctgtccacaatgacccaaactgcgtcaaattttctctgagtccgtgggagtccaacaacaaaatccatagtgatacgctcccatttccactcaggaatttctaacttctgaagcaaaccaccatgtctctgatgctcttgctgacaattcagacatcgaactacatatgcaactatatcctttttcattctcctccaccaataatgttgtcgcaaatcttgatacattttggcggtatctggatgaatagaatacctggaactgtgtgcctctttaaggtttaattcacgaagcccgtcaacattaggcacacaaatatgaaactgcattcgcagaactccatcttcccccacaacaacctgtttagcatcaccgtgccgcaccgtgtccttaaggacaagtaaatgaggatcatcatactgtctctgtctgatgcgctcatataaagaaggccgagcgactgtgcaagctagaacccgactggattctgaaatatctaacctcacgaactgattagccaaagtgtGAACATCTATAGATAATGGCCTCTCAACAATCGGAACATCTAacctccctagtcgctttttccttGTAAATATCCAACAAGAGTAATCGATCACTGCATTATAATCTCTGCGTTATTATTTCTACATTACAATCACTATCACtgcttaatttattttcaaaccaaacgaccactTAGTTTCTTGAAAGTGTTTGTGTAACTATCTCATGATTCGTCTTACTTTGCAGATTATATTCACAAATGTAGGTAATCCCCATGCCCTTGGACAGAAGCCGCTGACATTTCCGCGCCAGGTTTGTTGTAGTTGCCGAACATCAGTTCTATTAGATGATGCTTATGATTTTGTACATGTAAAGCCTTGGGACTCTCTGCTTCAGGTTATTGCACTGTGCCAAGCTCCATTTTTGCTGGACGATCCTAATGTTGGACTCTTATTCCCTGCTGATGCAATTGCAAGGGCTAAACATTATCTTTCATTGAATTCTGGAGGTCTAGGTATCTTTTCTCACTTACACTACATAGCTGTGGGAAATGAGTAATTTCTTGCGGTTCTGTTACAGAGATGGATCCATCTTATGTTACCTTCTCTACTTGTTATGCCTGTGTGTTTCCTGTCTGTAATCCCTTCAGTTCTTTCTTCCCCCTTGCTTGTGTTTGAATAATCGCCCGATTATGTTATCAGAATTTTCTCCTTTAGCATATTTAATTTATTGTTCCTCCTTATGTTCTTAAAATCCTGATCTATTATCTCGTTGATAGAAAGTGTTGCATTTATCATCCGTGCTTCTTGAGCTCTATCCATTAGCAACTACTTGTCTATATTGTTGCTACGAGTCCCTCAGCATGCTTTTGCCCCAATTTTCTGACAGTTGTATGATCTTTTGTTTTGAGAAATGATATCTTTATACTGCTGATCAATTAGGTGCTTATAGTGACTCCCGTGGCATTCCCGGAGTAAGGAAAGAAATTGCAGATTTCATCGAGAGACGTGATGGATATCCAAGGTTATTATATTGCTTTTTCATTTTCACTGGTTCTCTTTTCTATGACTTCGATTTTAGTTATCGAGCTTACAATTCTGGCTATTCCCTTGACAGTGATCCAGAGCTCATATTTCTAACTGACGGTGCCAGCAAAGGAATAATGCAGATCTTACATACCATCATTCGGGGGCCCAATGATGGGGTAACTAATATaaacgaaaaaataaaacaagGATAGATAGACCAGTCTTTTCTATTAATACTTCCAGGTTCTAGGTGCAGCATCATATTCCTTACGGGTACAATATTTGTTGTTAGGTATTGGTCCCGGTTCCACAGTATCCTCTATACTCCGCCACAATATCATTGTATGGGGGTTCTCTTGTTCCATACTATCTTGAAGAGGCTGCAGACTGGGGTCTTGATATCAATGACCTTCGGCAATGTATTGGACAAGCCCGACAGAACGGAGTAACTGTGAGTATGCCTTAATTTTGCTTTCCAGATATTTGCAGCTCACATCGTCACCGGTATGATTCTGTGGAATCCGAGGGATACTTTGGTAAGACGCAATTTGAGTGACTTTTAGACTCTGCCTGAATCCATACCTAGTAGAAAGGGGACCTTTACAGCATATTTGGGACTTAAACACAAACAAATGTTTTCCGGGACTGGCAAAACTTGAAAAAGCTTTTTTTATGGGGCTTTCCTTTCACATTGATACATTTTTGTAAGAAAGCAATGGAGAGCGCGGGAATACTACTTCACTTGAGTGGTGCTCTTCATTGTACTCAGGCATTTCTAACTATGACCTGCAAACAACTCTTGTCTTCAATTTTTCCTAGGTACGCGCAATGGTGATTATAAACCCTGGAAATCCTACTGGACAATGTCTTACTGAAGCAAATGTTAAACAAATATTACAATTCTGTCACCAAGAAAATTTGGTATTACTTGGAGACGAAGTTTATCAACAAAATATTTACCAAGATGAGCATCCTTTCATAAGTGCAAGAAAGGTATACATATATTATTCTGTACTTGATTATTATAAGAATATTATTAGATCTTGAATAACATTTCATGTTGTTCACCAAAATTCTCAGGTTTTAATGGATATGGGTCCACCCATAACCAAGGAGCTTCAGCTCGTTTCATTTCATACGGTCTCTAAAGGTTATTGGGGTGAATGTGGACAGCGTGGTGGATACTTTGAGATGACCAACATTCCTCCCAAGGTTTGTTTCGCCCTTCCCCATTCGAATTCAAAGATGGAAGTTTACTAGTCGATCTTGCTTCTAGTAAAGTGATAATCCCTCTGTGTCAAGTTGTTTTTTATGGTTTAAATAGGCAAAGTTCTTATGGTTTAAATTAGGCGCTTTCTTGTTTATTGTGGTGTGGAGAAATGAACCTGATCTTATGGTTTAAAGTGTTAACTAGACATTATTTTGAGCTACTCCAAAATGCTCTATCTCATTTGAGGGTCATGTTATATCCCAAGAATCTATGTACTTATACTCATGAGTGATGTCCTTTCTCTCATTTTATGTTGCAGTCTGTTGAAGAGATATACAAGGTTGCTTCGATATCACTCAGTCCAAATGTACC is drawn from Nicotiana tabacum cultivar K326 chromosome 9, ASM71507v2, whole genome shotgun sequence and contains these coding sequences:
- the LOC107829867 gene encoding glutamate--glyoxylate aminotransferase 2-like isoform X2, with protein sequence MSSKPLDYENLNENVKKCQYAVRGELYLRASQLQKEGKKIIFTNVGNPHALGQKPLTFPRQVIALCQAPFLLDDPNVGLLFPADAIARAKHYLSLNSGGLGAYSDSRGIPGVRKEIADFIERRDGYPSDPELIFLTDGASKGIMQILHTIIRGPNDGVLVPVPQYPLYSATISLYGGSLVPYYLEEAADWGLDINDLRQCIGQARQNGVTVRAMVIINPGNPTGQCLTEANVKQILQFCHQENLVLLGDEVYQQNIYQDEHPFISARKVLMDMGPPITKELQLVSFHTVSKGYWGECGQRGGYFEMTNIPPKSVEEIYKVASISLSPNVPAQIFLGLMANPPKPGDISYDQFVRESKGILESLRRRAHLMTDGFNSCRNVVCNFTEGAMYSFPQIQLPRGVIDAAKKLGKTPDVFYCIKLLEATGISTVPGSGFGQKEGVFHLRTRILPAEEDMPSIIASFKKFNDDFMEQYE
- the LOC107829867 gene encoding glutamate--glyoxylate aminotransferase 2-like isoform X3 produces the protein MSSKPLDYENLNENVKKCQYAVRGELYLRASQLQKEGKKIIFTNVGNPHALGQKPLTFPRQVIALCQAPFLLDDPNVGLLFPADAIARAKHYLSLNSGGLGAYSDSRGIPGVRKEIADFIERRDGYPSDPELIFLTDGASKGIMQILHTIIRGPNDGVLVPVPQYPLYSATISLYGGSLVPYYLEEAADWGLDINDLRQCIGQARQNGVTVRAMVIINPGNPTGQCLTEANVKQILQFCHQENLVLLGDEVYQQNIYQDEHPFISARKVLMDMGPPITKELQLVSFHTVSKGYWGECGQRGGYFEMTNIPPKSVEEIYKVASISLSPNVPAQIFLGLMANPPKPGDISYDQFVRESKGILESLRRRAHLMTDGFNSCRNVVCNFTEGAMYSFPQIQLPRGVIDAAKKLGKTPDVFYCIKLLEATGISTVPGSGFGQKEGVLFEMSQRSHIQLIKESKLNINQVWTNTVERGPR
- the LOC107829867 gene encoding glutamate--glyoxylate aminotransferase 2-like isoform X1 gives rise to the protein MSSKPLDYENLNENVKKCQYAVRGELYLRASQLQKEGKKIIFTNVGNPHALGQKPLTFPRQVIALCQAPFLLDDPNVGLLFPADAIARAKHYLSLNSGGLGAYSDSRGIPGVRKEIADFIERRDGYPSDPELIFLTDGASKGIMQILHTIIRGPNDGVLVPVPQYPLYSATISLYGGSLVPYYLEEAADWGLDINDLRQCIGQARQNGVTVRAMVIINPGNPTGQCLTEANVKQILQFCHQENLVLLGDEVYQQNIYQDEHPFISARKVLMDMGPPITKELQLVSFHTVSKGYWGECGQRGGYFEMTNIPPKSVEEIYKVASISLSPNVPAQIFLGLMANPPKPGDISYDQFVRESKGILESLRRRAHLMTDGFNSCRNVVCNFTEGAMYSFPQIQLPRGVIDAAKKLGKTPDVFYCIKLLEATGISTVPGSGFGQKEGVFHLRTTILPAEEDMPSIMASFKKFNDDFMEQYE